In Paenibacillus sp. FSL R7-0345, a single window of DNA contains:
- a CDS encoding MerR family transcriptional regulator → MILYRIGELAKAASLSERTIDYYTKLGLIKPESRSMKNYRLYSHETLAALERINQLKHEKYTLDEIKSMMDKWNTAAPEADVSDKLVELELQMQRLEREVKALEPMINGLKPVQARRALAALIPQGVACMEAIKLLLMQNPPM, encoded by the coding sequence ATGATCCTTTACCGGATTGGCGAGCTTGCCAAAGCCGCCAGCTTAAGCGAACGGACCATCGACTATTATACGAAGCTTGGCCTGATCAAGCCGGAATCAAGAAGCATGAAGAATTACAGGCTGTACAGCCATGAAACCTTAGCCGCCTTGGAACGTATTAATCAGCTAAAGCATGAGAAATATACATTGGATGAAATCAAATCCATGATGGACAAATGGAATACAGCCGCTCCCGAAGCTGATGTTTCGGACAAACTCGTAGAGCTTGAGCTTCAAATGCAGCGTCTGGAACGCGAAGTCAAAGCGCTGGAGCCTATGATTAACGGCCTGAAGCCGGTACAAGCCAGACGTGCGCTGGCTGCCCTTATTCCGCAAGGTGTTGCCTGTATGGAGGCGATCAAGCTTCTGCTCATGCAGAATCCGCCAATGTAA